CCGGTAACGACCGTACCGAACCCCTTTATGGAGAACGAACGGTCTATCGGCAGCCTGAAGAAAGCGGACGGCCCGGAACGCTCGCCCCCCTCCGCCCCCTCTACCATATCCGAGAGCTGTCCCTTGAGTTCATCGATCCCCTCGCCCGTAGCCGTTGAGACGGCCACCACCCGGGAGCCCTTCAGCACCGTAGGGCTTAAGAGCGCCCGTATATCCCCGGCTACTTCCTTAACCCTCTCCGGCGTTACGAGGTCCGTCTTGGTTATGACAAAGACACCCCTTTCGACCCCGAGGAGGTGGACTATTTCCAGGTGCTCCCTCGTCTGCGGCATAACCCCGTCGTCCGCCGCAACGCAGAAGAGCACCATGTCTATGCCGGTCACCCCGGCAAGCATATTCCTTATGAAGCGCTCGTGGCCCGGCACGTCCACAAGCGCGGCGTCGAGGCCGCCCGGGAGGGTAAGACGCGCGAACCCGAGCTCTATCGAGACCCCCCGCCGCTTCTCCTCCCTGAGCCTGTCGGTGTCGATGCCAGTAAGCGCCTTGACTAGGGCGGTCTTCCCGTGGTCTACGTGTCCGGCTGTCCCTATAATGCACGGCATAAAAAACAAAATATCCCGTATACCCGTAAAAGTCCAGAGGATTCAAGCCGTGCCGTGCTGCCGTGCTACGCTGCCGAGACCCTGAATAGACTTGCCATAGGCCGTACAAGTGAAGTATATTAATATTTTTGGGGAAGGGGAACTAAGGATAAGAGCCAATGCATATAAACATCGCGGAAAAATCGGTCCTCGACAGGGTGCTCAAGAGGAAGCGGATGGCCGGGCACGACGGCGAAGAGGTGGACCTGACCGGAACGATAAAGTCTGTCCTCGGATGGGCCAACGAGTTCGTCCCCTCTGAGTCCGGCTCCATACTACTGGACGACCCGGTACTGGACAAGCGTAAGAAGAAACCGGGGCGGCTCTACTTCGTCGCCTGCTTCGGAGAGGGCTCCGCCCCCATCACCGGAACGGCCATACCTGCAGCCGTCGGCATAGTCGGCAAGACGTACCGGCGCGGCACGCCGTACATAAGCGAACGCGTAAAGGACGACAGCTTCTTCTACGACGGGATAGACAAGAAGACCAACTTCAGCACCAAGTCCATAGTCTGCGCGCCCATAAGGATACGCGGTGTGACTATAGGCGTAATAGAGCTTATAAACAGGCTGGACGGGACCAACTATGCCCCCAGGGACCTGACGCTTCTGGAGATATTCGCCGGGTATACCTCCACGCTCATACAGAACTCGCTCGACGCCAAGAGGTTCGAGGAGTTGTCCATAATAGACAACCTGACCGGGCTCCACAACGACAGGTTCCTCTTCTATAACATGGCAAAAGCCGTCGTACCCTCCCTGCGAGAGAACAAAAACCTTAGCTTCGTCTACTTCGACCTCGACAGGTTCAAGGAGGTAAACGACACGCACGGGCACCTTGCCGGCAGCGAGCTCCTCCGGGAACTGGGCTCGATCATAAAGGACATTATCGAAGGCACGAAGTTCGTGGCGGTCAGGTACGGCGGTGACGAGTTCGCGATCGTCCTTCCCGGGGTAGACCTTGAGGCCGCAGAAGGGTTCGCGGAGGACTTAAGGAAGACCATAGAAGGCCACGTCTTCCTCGCGCACAAGGTCCCGGGATACGGAAGGCCGCTCAATATAAAAGGGCTCATAACGGCCAGCTTCGGGGTCGCGGCCCTGGGTCTTGAAACCGCCACGCTGGACGAGGTAAGGGGGGCGCAGGAGACCCTCTTGAAGCAGGCCGACAAGGTGATGTACGAATCCAAGGACAAGGGCAAAAACACGGTTACCTCAGTGGCGGTGAAGCCCTATTAGCCGCACCCGTTCCCCCCCGTAACCGACTATTTAACCTACACTTTTCAGCCTCCCGAATCGCCCTCTCGACTTGACACGGCGCTACTCCGGTCATATACTATAAATAGGTACTCGGGTTGCCGAGTGCGGGATGAGGTGAAAGCCTTAAGGGAGGTGATAGAGATGCTAACGCTCAAGAAATGGGACCCCTTTACCGAGCTCTCCACCATCCACAAGGAGATGGACGAGTTCTTCAAAAGGACGGTCGGCTCCATAGCCCCGGTGCTCTTTAAAGGCGAGTGGTATCCCGCCTTTGAGAGTTACATCAAGGGGGAGGAGTTGGTAGTTCATGCCGATCTGCCCGGTATCGACCCCAAGGACGTGGATATCTCCATATCCGGCGACAAGCTCACCATAAAAGGCGAGCGGAAGGCCGAGAAAGAGGAGACGACCGGCGAGTACCTCTTCCGGGAGACCTCTTACGGCTCTTTCGAGAGGAGTATGACTCTGCCGGAGGGCGTGAACGTGGACAAGGTCCACGCCTCTTACAACCACGGCGTCCTTGAGATCACCATGCCGGCGGAGGCGGCGGCACTGCCCAAAAAGGTGACCGTTGAGGTGGAGGAAGAGAAGAAGAGAGGTAGGAAAGCAGCCTGAGGCCTGAAGGAAAAAAAACAGAGGCTCCCGCCTCATCCCGTAAGAAAACCGGTTAGCGCCAGGCAGGCCAACCGGTTTTTTTTGCGCCGTGCGCGTCAGCCCGTTGGCGTCCCTTTTTTTATCCTGGAGCTGAAATACTCGATGGTGCGGAGAAGGCCGTCCTTAAGCGGGGTCGAGGGGCTCCAGCCGAGCTCCTTTTTCGCGAGGCTTATGTCGGGCCGCCGCCTGGTAGGGTCGTCCTGGGGAAGTTTTTTCCCGACTATCTTCGAGTCGCTGCCAATAAGCTCCTTCACCAACTTGGCGAGATCCATTACGGAGGTCTCCTCGGGGTTCCCGAGGTTAACGGGGCCGGGAAAATCCCCTTCTTTATCCATCATAGCGACCATGCCGTCGACCATGTCGTCGATATAGCAGAAAGAGCGCGTCTGGCCGCCGTCGCCGAAGACGGTAATCTCCTCGCCCTTCAAGGCCTGCACGACGAAGTTACTGACCACCCTGCCGTCGTTCTCGAGCATCCTCGGGCCGTAGGTGTTGAATATCCTGATCACCCTTATGTCCACCCCGTTCTGCCTGTGGTAGGCGAACATAAGAGACTCCGCGCACCTCTTGCCCTCGTCGTAGCAGGCCCTCGGCCCTATGGGGTTTACGTTCCCCCAGTAGCTCTCGGGCTGTGGGTGCAACTCGGGGTCGCCGTAGACCTCGGAGGTGGAGGCCTGGAGCAGCCTGGCCCTGACCCTCTTCGCGAGCCCGAGCATATTGAGCGCGCCCACGACGTTGGTCTTTATGGTCTTAACCGGGTTGTACTGGTAATGGACCGGCGAGGCCGGACAGGCGAGGTTGTATATGCGGTCGACCTCCAGGAGTATCGGGACGGTGATGTCGTGGCGTATCAGCTCGAACCGGGGATCCTCCATGAGGTGGGCTACGTTCTCCCTTCGCCCGGTAAAGAAGTTATCGAGGCAGAGGACCTCGTGGCCGTCCTTAAGGAGCCTCTCCGAGAGGTGCGAGCCTATGAAGCCGGCCCCTCCTGTAACGAGTATTCTCACCTGCGTCCCCCTCCCTTCGAATAGAATCCGGCTATGGCCGCTACGACGTACTTTATCTCCGAGTCCTTAAGCTCCGGGTACATGGGCAGCGCCACGGTCTCCCGGGCGGCCCTCTCGGACTCGGGGAAGTCCCCTTTTTTATAACCGAGCGAGCTAAAACTCTTCTGGAGGTGCAGCGGCACGGGGTAGTATACCTCGGTCGATACGCCTTTTTTCGACAGGTGTTCCCTCAGGCGGTTTCTCTTCTTAACGCGCAGCACGTACTGGTTGAAGACCGAGCGGTTGCCTTCGGTAATGACCGGGAGCGTAACGAACTCCGAAAGTCCCGCCTTTTTGAAAAGGGCGTCGTACCTCGCGGCCTTCTTTATCCTGCCCCCGGTCCAGCCCTCGAGGTATCTGAACTTGACCCTCAGGACCGCGGCCTGCATCTCGTCGAGCCTCGCGTTGGTGCCGATGAGCGTATGGTAGTAGCGCCTGTTGCTGCCGTGGACCCTGAGCATCCTCAAGGTTTCGGCGGTTTTCTTACTGCCCGTGGTAAGCATCCCGCCGTCGCCGAAGCCGCCGAGGTTCTTCGACGGGTAGAAGGAAAAGCACCCCACGTCCCCGATGGAGCCGGCCCTCCTGCCCCTGTACTCCGCGCCTATGGCCTGGGCCGCGTCCTCGATAACCTTGAGTCCGTACCTGCGGGCGGTTTTTTTAATAGGGTCCATCTCCGCCGTCTGGCCGTAGAGGTGGACCGGGATTACGGCCTTGACTCCCTTGCTTTTCCTCTTCAAGCAGGCACGAATCCCATCCGGGTCTATATTGTAGGTGGCGGGGTCTATATCCACGAATACCGGTCTGGCACCGAGCAGCGAGATGGCGCCGGCGGTCGAGAAGAACGTATAGGGTGTGGTTACGACCCCGTCGCCGGGGCCGACGCCCGAGGCCATGAGTGCCAGGATGAGCGCGTCCGTGCCCGAGCCGCACCCGACACCGTACCGGGCGCCCGAGTAGGATGCGATCTCGGTTTCGAGCGCGGAGACGTTCGGGCCCAGCACGAACCTCTGCGAGTCGCAAACCTTCTCTATTTCCCGCAACACCTCGCGCCTTACCTGGCGGTATTGCCCGGAGAGGTCAAGAACGGGTATCTTCAAGCGGTTCCCTCCACAAAAAATATGCGGCCTTTAAAAGCCGCGCGATTAAGAGTTATCTATTCCCCCGGAGCCTAAACGGCCTTCTTCGAAGCGGCCTCTTTCGCCGCGTGGTCGAGTATGCCGTTTACGAAGGCACCAGACTCCTCGGAGCCGTACCTCTTCGCCAGTTCCACGGCCTCGTCTATGACCACCTTGTAGGGGGTGTCGGGACAGTGGCGAAGTTCGTACACCCCGACCCTCAGGACGTTCCTGTCGACAACGGGCATCCTCTTGAGCGCCCATTTCTCCGAGTACTCTTCGATGAGCCGGTCTATCTCTTCAATATTGTCCGTCACGCCGAAGACGACGGCCTCGCAGTACTTAAGGGCTTCGGGGGTCAGGCGGAACTTTTCGGTGACCGAGGCGAGCACCTCGGCGGTTTCGCCGTCGGCCATCTCGGCCTGGTAGAGCGCCTGGAGCGCCGCCTCTCTCGCCTTTCGTCTCTCGTGCACGTCTCTCTCTCCGAAGGCTCTGTTCCGCAACGCCCGGCTTGCGGCTACGCCCTCTTCCCCTTGCCGATCGTCTTCAAGAGGTTGGCCATCTCTATCGCCGTAAGGGCCGCGGCACTTCCCTTGTTGCCGCTCTTGGTGCCCGCCCTCTCTATCGCCTGCTCGAGCGTGTCGGCGGTTATAACGCCGAACGCTACGGGCACGCCGCCGTCGAGCGAGACCCTCGCGAGCCCCTTGGCCGTCTCCGAGGCTACGTAATCGAAGTGCGGGGTGGAGCCCCGGATTATGGCGCCGAGGCAGATTATCGCGTCGTAATTCTTGCCGGAGAGCTTTCTGGCCACAAGCGGCATCTCGAAGGAGCCAGGCACCTTCACCACGTCTATGTCGCCGTCGCCGGCCCCGCTCCGCGTGAGCGTGTCCAGGGCGCCGGAGAGGAGCCTGTCGCTTATAAAGTCGTTGAACCGTGACACCACTACCGCCATCTTAAGCCCTTTGGCGGAAAGGTTACCTTCGAACGTCTTCGGCATATGACCTCCCTATTTCCTTATTTCTTTTGAGCCCGCTGTGCATCCCGCGCCTCGGGTATATCGAGCTTGGTCAGGATGTGTCCCATCTTCTCTTTCTTGACCCTCAGGTACTCGACGTTCTTCACGTGCGGGGAGGACTCTATGGGAACCCTCTCCACGATGTCGAGCCCGTATCCCTCAAGCCCCTTTATCTTCTTGGGGTTGTTGGTCATGAGCCTCATCTTCCCGACGCCGAGGTCCAGGAGTATCTGGGCCCCGATGCCGTAATCGCGGAGGTCGGCATCGAAGCCGAGCCTCTCGTTGGCCTCCACGGTGTCAAAACCCTCGTCCTGTATGGAGTAGGCCTTGAGCTTGTTGACGAGCCCTATGCCTCTGCCCTCCTGGTGCATGTAGAGGAGCACTCCCTTTCCCTCGGCCTCTATCATCTTCATGGCGCCCTTCAATTGCTCGCCGCAGTCGCAGCGCTCCGAGCCGAATACGTCTCCGGTAAGGCACTCCGAGTGCACCCTCACGAGCACGGCCTCGTCCTCTTTTATTTCGCCCTTTACGATTGCCAGGTGCTCGTGGAAGTCCACCTGGTTGGTATAGGCTATAGCCCGGAACTCGCCCCCGAAACGGCTGGGCAGACTTGCCTCGGCCTCCCTCTCGACGAGCCGATCCTTCTTGAGCCTGTACTCTATTATGTCGGCGATAGTTACTATCTTCAGGTCGTACTTGCCGGCGAACCTCTCGAGGTCCGGCATCCTGGCCATGGTGCCGTCGTCCTTCATGATCTCGCATATAACGCCCGCGGGCTTCAACCCGGCGAGCCGGGCGAGGTCTACCGAGCCCTCCGTCTGGCCGGTCCTCACCAGCACCCCACCCTTCCTGGCCCGGAGCGGGAATATATGGCCCGGCCGGACGAGGTCGTCGGGCTTCGCGTCGTCGGCGACAGCCGCCCGTATGGTGACGGCCCTGTCGCCAGCGGATATGCCCGTGGTAACGCCGTGCCTCGCGTCCACGGAGACGGTAAAGGCGGTCCTGAATAGAGAGGTGTTGTCGTCGACCATCGGCTTGAGCCCGAGTTCGTCGGCCCTGTCTTCGGTAAGCGTCAGGCAGATAAGCCCCCTGGCCTCCTTTGCCATGAAGTTCACGGCCTCCGGGGTAATGAGCTCGGCGGCCATGCAGAGGTCGCCCTCGTTCTCCCTGTCCTCGTCATCGACGACGACTACCATCCTGCCCGCCCTTATATCCTCTAATGCCGCTTCTATCCTCTTTACAGACATCTCTTTACTCTCCTCCCCGGTCTCATCCTATGAACCCGTGCTCCTTAAGGAAGCCCTCGGTTATGTTTTTTCCGCCGCCTCCGCCCCCTTTAAGGACCCG
This portion of the Thermodesulfobacteriota bacterium genome encodes:
- a CDS encoding GTP-binding protein — translated: MPCIIGTAGHVDHGKTALVKALTGIDTDRLREEKRRGVSIELGFARLTLPGGLDAALVDVPGHERFIRNMLAGVTGIDMVLFCVAADDGVMPQTREHLEIVHLLGVERGVFVITKTDLVTPERVKEVAGDIRALLSPTVLKGSRVVAVSTATGEGIDELKGQLSDMVEGAEGGERSGPSAFFRLPIDRSFSIKGFGTVVTG
- a CDS encoding sensor domain-containing diguanylate cyclase: MHINIAEKSVLDRVLKRKRMAGHDGEEVDLTGTIKSVLGWANEFVPSESGSILLDDPVLDKRKKKPGRLYFVACFGEGSAPITGTAIPAAVGIVGKTYRRGTPYISERVKDDSFFYDGIDKKTNFSTKSIVCAPIRIRGVTIGVIELINRLDGTNYAPRDLTLLEIFAGYTSTLIQNSLDAKRFEELSIIDNLTGLHNDRFLFYNMAKAVVPSLRENKNLSFVYFDLDRFKEVNDTHGHLAGSELLRELGSIIKDIIEGTKFVAVRYGGDEFAIVLPGVDLEAAEGFAEDLRKTIEGHVFLAHKVPGYGRPLNIKGLITASFGVAALGLETATLDEVRGAQETLLKQADKVMYESKDKGKNTVTSVAVKPY
- a CDS encoding Hsp20/alpha crystallin family protein — encoded protein: MKALREVIEMLTLKKWDPFTELSTIHKEMDEFFKRTVGSIAPVLFKGEWYPAFESYIKGEELVVHADLPGIDPKDVDISISGDKLTIKGERKAEKEETTGEYLFRETSYGSFERSMTLPEGVNVDKVHASYNHGVLEITMPAEAAALPKKVTVEVEEEKKRGRKAA
- a CDS encoding UDP-glucuronic acid decarboxylase family protein — encoded protein: MRILVTGGAGFIGSHLSERLLKDGHEVLCLDNFFTGRRENVAHLMEDPRFELIRHDITVPILLEVDRIYNLACPASPVHYQYNPVKTIKTNVVGALNMLGLAKRVRARLLQASTSEVYGDPELHPQPESYWGNVNPIGPRACYDEGKRCAESLMFAYHRQNGVDIRVIRIFNTYGPRMLENDGRVVSNFVVQALKGEEITVFGDGGQTRSFCYIDDMVDGMVAMMDKEGDFPGPVNLGNPEETSVMDLAKLVKELIGSDSKIVGKKLPQDDPTRRRPDISLAKKELGWSPSTPLKDGLLRTIEYFSSRIKKGTPTG
- a CDS encoding DegT/DnrJ/EryC1/StrS family aminotransferase, coding for MKIPVLDLSGQYRQVRREVLREIEKVCDSQRFVLGPNVSALETEIASYSGARYGVGCGSGTDALILALMASGVGPGDGVVTTPYTFFSTAGAISLLGARPVFVDIDPATYNIDPDGIRACLKRKSKGVKAVIPVHLYGQTAEMDPIKKTARRYGLKVIEDAAQAIGAEYRGRRAGSIGDVGCFSFYPSKNLGGFGDGGMLTTGSKKTAETLRMLRVHGSNRRYYHTLIGTNARLDEMQAAVLRVKFRYLEGWTGGRIKKAARYDALFKKAGLSEFVTLPVITEGNRSVFNQYVLRVKKRNRLREHLSKKGVSTEVYYPVPLHLQKSFSSLGYKKGDFPESERAARETVALPMYPELKDSEIKYVVAAIAGFYSKGGGRR
- the nusB gene encoding transcription antitermination factor NusB, producing MHERRKAREAALQALYQAEMADGETAEVLASVTEKFRLTPEALKYCEAVVFGVTDNIEEIDRLIEEYSEKWALKRMPVVDRNVLRVGVYELRHCPDTPYKVVIDEAVELAKRYGSEESGAFVNGILDHAAKEAASKKAV
- the ribE gene encoding 6,7-dimethyl-8-ribityllumazine synthase translates to MPKTFEGNLSAKGLKMAVVVSRFNDFISDRLLSGALDTLTRSGAGDGDIDVVKVPGSFEMPLVARKLSGKNYDAIICLGAIIRGSTPHFDYVASETAKGLARVSLDGGVPVAFGVITADTLEQAIERAGTKSGNKGSAAALTAIEMANLLKTIGKGKRA
- a CDS encoding bifunctional 3,4-dihydroxy-2-butanone-4-phosphate synthase/GTP cyclohydrolase II is translated as MSVKRIEAALEDIRAGRMVVVVDDEDRENEGDLCMAAELITPEAVNFMAKEARGLICLTLTEDRADELGLKPMVDDNTSLFRTAFTVSVDARHGVTTGISAGDRAVTIRAAVADDAKPDDLVRPGHIFPLRARKGGVLVRTGQTEGSVDLARLAGLKPAGVICEIMKDDGTMARMPDLERFAGKYDLKIVTIADIIEYRLKKDRLVEREAEASLPSRFGGEFRAIAYTNQVDFHEHLAIVKGEIKEDEAVLVRVHSECLTGDVFGSERCDCGEQLKGAMKMIEAEGKGVLLYMHQEGRGIGLVNKLKAYSIQDEGFDTVEANERLGFDADLRDYGIGAQILLDLGVGKMRLMTNNPKKIKGLEGYGLDIVERVPIESSPHVKNVEYLRVKKEKMGHILTKLDIPEARDAQRAQKK